GCATTCGGCAGCACCATGCCGTTGCCAAGCCCCACCGCCGTCATCATGCCGAAGAAGAAGCCCGGATGATGCAGGCCCGCCAGTGTTCCGCCCATCAGGATCGCGAGGCCCGCGGTCGTCGCCAGAGAGCCCCAGAGCACCATCCGGTTCATCCCGACCCGCACCGAGAACCGGCCGGACAGAAAGTTGCCGATCGCGTAGCCGATCGCGGGCGCCGAGAAATACACGCCCACCTGCGACGAGGAGAGGCCGAAGACCTCGGTTCCGACGAAGGGGGCACCGCCGAGATAGGCGAAGAAGCAGCCCGAGGCGAAGGCCGCGCAAAGCACGTAGCCCCAGAACCGGCGCGAACCCAGAAGCTGGGGATACTGGCGCAGTTGCGCCGCGAAGCTGATCGGCCGCGCGGTCGAGGTCTCGCCGAGATCGGCCCAGACGAGGACGGTCACCGCGACCCCCAGCACCAGCAGCAGCGCGAAGTTCGCCTGCCAGCCGAACATCTCGTCGAGGAAGCCGCCGATGACCGGGCCGATCATCGGCACCAGCGACATCCCCATGGTGACATAGCCGATCATCGAGGCCGCCTGCTCGTCCGGGACCATGTCGCGCACGACGGCCCGGCTGAGCACCATCCCCGCCGCGATCACCGCCTGCGCCATGCGGAACACCAGGAACAGCGTGGCGTTCGGCGCCAGCAGCGTCCCCACCGTGGCGAACAGGAACAGGACCAGCGACCACAGGATCACGCTGCGACGCCCGAACCGGTCCGAGATGGGCCCGACCAGCACCTGAAGCACCGCGCTGAGCCCGAGGTAGAGCGAGACCGAGAGCTGCATCAACTGGTAGGGCGCCTCGAACCACGCGGCCATGCCGGGAAGCGACGGCAGGAAGATGTTCATCGACAGCGCCGCGAGGCCGGTCAGCATGACCAGCGTCATGATATGCGGCGGCGACTGGCGGTTCAGGAAGCGGGTGGGGGGATGCGCGGACATCGGCCAGAGCTAGGGCAGGGGCGGGGCGCTGTCCATCACGACCAGCGGTGGAAGATGAAGAATGCTCCCGTTCCGATCAGCGCGAATCCGATCAGGTGATTCCACTGCAACGGCTCCTTCAGGTAGAGCACCGAGAACGCTGCGAAGACCGCGAGCGTGATCACCTCCTGGATCGTCTTCAACTCGGCCGCCGAGAAGTGGCCGTGGCCGATCCGGTTCGCCGGCACCTGCAGGAGGTATTCGAAGAAGGCGATCCCCCAGCTGACGAGAACCACCACCAGAAGCGGCGCGGCCTTGTATTTCAGGTGGCCATACCAGGCGAAGGTCATGAAGATGTTCGAGGCGAGCAGCAGGCCGATCGTCACGAGCGGCACCGGAAGGCTGGGCATGTCTGGCGTCCATTAGCGGATTTGCGATTTGCAGGCTTCATTTGCAAAGAGATTTGCAAATATCCCGAAATTTTCTTTCGTCTGGCAGGGCTCCTGACTATGGTGCGCCGAAATTCGGGGGGCAAGACCATGAAGGACATTCTCCAGGAACTCGAGCAGCGTCGCGAGATCGCGCGCGCGGGCGGCGGTCAGCGCCGGGTCGAGGCGCAGCACAAGCGTGGCAAACTGACCGCGCGTGAGCGGATCGAGCTGCTGCTCGACGAGGGCTCGTTCGAGGAGTTCGACATGTTCGTGCGCCACCGCTGCACGGACTTCGGCATGGAAGAGGACCGCCCGGCGGGCGACGGCGTCGTGACCGGCTGGGGCACGATCAACGGCCGCATGGTCTATGTCTTCAGCCAGGACTTCACCGTGTTCGGCGGCTCGCTGTCGGAAACGCACGCGCAGAAGATCTGCAAGATCATGGACATGGCGATGCAGAACGGCGCGCCGGTCATCGGGCTGAACGACTCGGGCGGCGCGCGGATTCAGGAGGGTGTGGCCTCGCTCGCCGGGTACGCCGACGTGTTCCAGCGCAACATCATGGCCTCGGGCGTGATCCCGCAGATCTCGGTGATCATGGGGCCCTGCGCCGGCGGCGCGGTCTATTCGCCGGCCATGACCGACTTCATCTTCATGGTGAAGGACACTTCCTACATGTTCGTCACCGGCCCCGACGTGGTGAAGACCGTGACGAACGAGGTGGTGACGGCCGAGGAACTCGGCGGCGCCTCGACCCACACCAAGAAATCCTCGGTCGCCGATGGCGCCTTCGAGAACGACGTCGAGGCGCTCTACGAGATCCGCCGGCTGGTGGATTTCCTGCCGCTGTCGAACCGCACGCCCGCCCCGGTGCGGCCGTTCTTCGACGACGTGGCCCGGATCGAGGACAGCCTCGACACGCTGATCCCGGACAACCCGAACCAGCCCTACGACATGAAGGAACTCATCCTGAAGATCGCCGACGAGGCGGACTTCTACGAGATCCAGAAGGACTACGCGGCCAACATCATCACCGGCTTCATCCGGATGGAGGGCCAGACGGTCGGCGTGGTGGCGAACCAGCCGATGGTGCTGGCGGGCTGCCTCGACATCGACAGTTCCCGCAAGGCCGCGCGCTTCGTGCGCTTCTGCGATGCCTTCAACATCCCGATCCTGACGCTCGTCGACGTGCCGGGCTTCCTGCCGGGGACGGGCCAGGAATACGGCGGCGTCATCAAGCACGGCGCGAAGCTCCTGTTCGCCTATGGCGAGGCGACCGTGCCGAAGGTCACCGTCATCACCCGCAAGGCCTATGGCGGCGCCTATGACGTGATGTCCTCGAAGCACCTGCGCGGCGACTTCAACTACGCCTGGCCCACCGCCGAGATCGCGGTGATGGGTGCGAAGGGCGCGACCGAGATCCTGTATCGCGCCGAACTGGCCGACAAGGAGAAGATCGCCGCCCGCACGAAGGAATACGAGGATCGCTTCGCCAACCCCTTCGTGGCGGCCGAGCGCGGCTTCATCGACGAGGTGATCATGCCGCATTCGACCCGCCGTCGCGTCGCGCGCGCCTTCGCCAGCCTGCGCAACAAGACGCTCAGCAATCCGTGGAAGAAGCACGACAACATTCCTCTCTGATCGACGGAAGGGGAGGGGGCATGCAGAGGAGCGGCGGCAGGGGAGATCCGACCGGAACGGGCGTGACAGGCGCGCCCGGTGCCGCGCCGGACGGAGGGGCCGCATGACCACGGCCTCCGATCCCGTTGCCGTTCCCTCGGGCCAGCCCGTCACGCTTCTCGAGGTGATCTCGAACCAGCCCGGCCCCGCCGGGCTAACCTACCGCTTCCGCTTCCTTGCGCCGCGGATCGGCGCCGAGGGCGGGATCGACCACGACATGGTCTTCGAGGACATGGTGGCGCTTTGCGAAAGCTACGTCCTGCCGCGGGTCGCCCGCAGCATGCCGGCGCCCAGCCAGGTGATCATCTCGTTCTCCGACCGCCCCGTGCCGTTCGGCTCGGCGGACCCCGAGGCCACGCAGTTCTTCGAGGCCTTTACCATTCGCGACGGCCACTGCATCTGGGAGGCTTTCTGATGATGACACCAGATATGGTGGTTTGCGCCCGCAATCTTCCGGGTGCTGATGTAGAAGAGTCACAGGCTTGGGGTTTGAACGGCGCGCTGTGTCATTCCCCAATTCTATCAGATACGATGGCGATCGACCGAACCCAAGCGGTCTATGCCTCGCAGGAAGCCCACGTGGAGGAGTCATCCTTCCCGCCGGCTTGCAATAAAAAAAGGAGTAGAGGATGTCGAAGAGCACTGTCGTTTTCGCGCTGTGCCTGGTTGCCGTTGTGGCTGCCTGCGCGAAGAAAGAAGAAACGGTTTACGTTGAGCAGCCGGCCGTCACGACCGAGCCGGTCTACACGGGCAAGTACAAGTAACCTGCCCGGGCGGGCCGTCGAGCATCTCCGGCCCGCCTCGCTTCCCGCCCTCCTGTCCGGGGAGGGGCGGCCATGCTGAAGCATCGCGGCTTCCCCAGCCGTCTTCCCGGCACCGACCTGCAATACACCGTCCGCCGCGCCAACAAGGACGGCGCCACGCGCATCATCCGGCGCGAGCGCTATCGTGATCGCAAGGCGGTGGACCGCGCCGCCGACGAGGGTTTTCTCGCCGCGCTCTGGGCGCATTTCGGCGAGGAACCGTTCGAGCGCGGCAACCTCGACGCCGGCCGCCTGTCCTGGCTCTTCGGCCGCGAGGTGGTGCCGGCCGAGGATCCGTTCGATCCCGAGTCCTACGAGGCGCTGCTGCGCATCGACCGCCGGAAGGCCGAGGCCGCTTTTCCCGCAATCTTCGCTCCCGACGCGCCGCCGCTGGCGGATGACGGGGATGACTGGGACGAGGACGAGGACGAATAGGCATGCTTCCGCGCAACCTGCCGCCGTCGCGGCCGAATTTCGCGCATCGCGAATGGCGTGGCCTGATGGGCTTTGCCAGCCGGCCGCATCGGCCGCATCCTCGGCCCGCGGGGATGGCCGGCGCCGCGCCGGCTGGTCTCTGGCAGTGTTGCGACCCTTCCCTCATCCTCCGGTCCGGATCCCCGCGACCCGGACCGGCTTTTTCCGGGCGTAAGCGCAATTCGGCCGAGGCGTCGGTGGCGCGGATTTTCGCCTTTTCCCGGACGTGCGTTGCGGTAATCCTCGCCGCCGCCAGAACACGAAACGGAGGCAGAGCATGTCCAACATCACGAAATTCCTTCTCCTCGGCGCGGTTGCCGCGACCCTGTCGGCCTGCGACACGGCAACCGGCCGGGCCGGTGGCGGCGCGCTTGCCGGCGCGGCCATTGCCGATGCGACCGACGAGAACATGGTCGCCGGCGCCGCTCTCGGCGCGCTGGCCGGCGCTGCAAGCTGCGGCGTGCCGGGCCTTCCGCCCTGCCGCTCGGGCGGCCGCTACTACTGAGTTCGTCGCCGCCCTGCGCGGCGTTCGCTTCACCGAGGGACCGTCCGGGCCGCGCGCCCGGGCGGTCCTTTGCATTTGCGCCCGAGGGGCGCGCTGCTGACAAAGGGACGATGATGTTCAAGAAGATCCTGATCGCGAACCGGGGCGAGATCGCCTGCCGCGTCATCAAGACCGCCCGCAAGATGGGCATCAAGACGGTGGCCGTCTACTCGGACGCCGACCGCAACGCTCTCCACGTCAGCATGGCGGACGAGGCGATCCACATCGGGCCCCCGCCCGCGAACCAGTCCTATATCGTGATCGACAAGATCATGGACGCGATCAGGCAGTCCGGCGCCGAGGCCGTCCACCCCGGCTACGGCTTCCTGTCGGAACGGATGGACTTCGCCGCCGCGCTCGAAAAGGCTGGCGTCGTCTTCATCGGCCCGCCGTCGCCGGCGATCGAGGCCATGGGTGACAAGATCACCTCGAAGAAGCTGGCGAAGGAGGCCGGCGTCTCGACCGTTCCGGGCTACATGGGCCTGATCGCGGATGCGGACGAGGCGGTGAAGATCTCGGACCAGATCGGCTACCCCGTCATGATCAAGGCCAGCGCGGGCGGTGGCGGCAAGGGCATGCGGATCGCCTGGAACGCGCAGGAAGCGCGCGAAGGCTTCGAGTCCTCGAAGAACGAGGCCGCCAACAGCTTCGGTGACGACCGGATCTTCATCGAGAAGTTCGTGACCCAACCGCGCCACATCGAGATCCAGGTTCTGGCCGACAAGCACGGCAACTGCGTCTACCTGCACGAGCGGGAATGCTCGATCCAGCGCCGCAACCAGAAGGTCATCGAGGAGGCGCCCTCGCCGTTCCTGGATGAAGCCACCCGCAAGGCGATGGGCGAGCAGGCCTGCGCGCTGGCCAAGGCGGTGGGCTATGCCTCGGCGGGGACGGTCGAGTTCATCGTGGACGGGCAGAAGAACTTCTACTTCCTCGAGATGAACACCCGGCTTCAGGTGGAACACCCGGTCACGGAACTGATCACCGGCATCGACCTTGTCGAGCAGATGATCCGCGTGGCGGCCGGCGAGAAGCTGCCCTTCCAGCAGTCGGACCTGAAGATCAACGGCTGGGCGATGGAAAGCCGCCTCTATGCGGAAGACCCTTACCGCAACTTCCTGCCGTCGATCGGTCGCCTGACCCGCTACCGGCCGCCGGTGGAAGCCGTCACCCCCACCTCGGTCGTGCGCAACGATACCGGCGTCTTCGAGGGCGGCGAGATCTCGATGTATTACGACCCGATGATCGCCAAGCTCTGCACCTGGGCGCCGACGCGGGATGCGGCGATCGAGGAGATGCGCCTCGCGCTCGACACGTTCGAGGTCGAGGGGATCGGTCACAACCTGCCCTTCGTGGGCGCGGTGATGGACCATCCGCGCTTCGTGAAGGGCGACATCACCACCGCGTTCATCGCCGAGGAATATCCCGACGGCTTCCAGGGGGCGACGCTCGATGAGACGACGCTGCGCCGCGTCGCCGCCGCCGCCGCCGCCATGAACCGCGTGGCCGAGATCCGCCGCACCCGCATCTCGGGCACGATGGACAACCACGAGCGCAAGGTGGGTGACGACTGGGTGGTCTCGCTGCAGGGCGAGGACTTCCGCGTCGGCATCGCCGCCGACCGCGAGGGCTCGACCGTCACCTTCTGCGACGGCTCCTCGCTGCGCTGCACGTCGGACTGGACCCCGGGCCAGCCGCTCGCCCGCGTGATGGTGGACGGCAAGCCCCTGGTGATGAAGGTCGGCAAGATCCCGATGGGCTTCCGGCTGCGGCTGCGCGGAGCGGACCTGAAGGTGCATGTCCGCACCCCGCGTCAGGCGGAACTCGCGGTCCTCATGCCCGAGAAGCTGCCGCCGGACACCTCGCGCTTCCTGCTCTGC
This portion of the Rhodobacter sp. CZR27 genome encodes:
- a CDS encoding acetyl/propionyl/methylcrotonyl-CoA carboxylase subunit alpha produces the protein MFKKILIANRGEIACRVIKTARKMGIKTVAVYSDADRNALHVSMADEAIHIGPPPANQSYIVIDKIMDAIRQSGAEAVHPGYGFLSERMDFAAALEKAGVVFIGPPSPAIEAMGDKITSKKLAKEAGVSTVPGYMGLIADADEAVKISDQIGYPVMIKASAGGGGKGMRIAWNAQEAREGFESSKNEAANSFGDDRIFIEKFVTQPRHIEIQVLADKHGNCVYLHERECSIQRRNQKVIEEAPSPFLDEATRKAMGEQACALAKAVGYASAGTVEFIVDGQKNFYFLEMNTRLQVEHPVTELITGIDLVEQMIRVAAGEKLPFQQSDLKINGWAMESRLYAEDPYRNFLPSIGRLTRYRPPVEAVTPTSVVRNDTGVFEGGEISMYYDPMIAKLCTWAPTRDAAIEEMRLALDTFEVEGIGHNLPFVGAVMDHPRFVKGDITTAFIAEEYPDGFQGATLDETTLRRVAAAAAAMNRVAEIRRTRISGTMDNHERKVGDDWVVSLQGEDFRVGIAADREGSTVTFCDGSSLRCTSDWTPGQPLARVMVDGKPLVMKVGKIPMGFRLRLRGADLKVHVRTPRQAELAVLMPEKLPPDTSRFLLCPMPGLVVKINVAEGDEVQEGQALATVEAMKMENILRAERKGVVKRIAAAAGSSLRVDDIIMEFE
- a CDS encoding DMT family protein — protein: MPSLPVPLVTIGLLLASNIFMTFAWYGHLKYKAAPLLVVVLVSWGIAFFEYLLQVPANRIGHGHFSAAELKTIQEVITLAVFAAFSVLYLKEPLQWNHLIGFALIGTGAFFIFHRWS
- a CDS encoding acyl-CoA carboxylase subunit beta, translating into MKDILQELEQRREIARAGGGQRRVEAQHKRGKLTARERIELLLDEGSFEEFDMFVRHRCTDFGMEEDRPAGDGVVTGWGTINGRMVYVFSQDFTVFGGSLSETHAQKICKIMDMAMQNGAPVIGLNDSGGARIQEGVASLAGYADVFQRNIMASGVIPQISVIMGPCAGGAVYSPAMTDFIFMVKDTSYMFVTGPDVVKTVTNEVVTAEELGGASTHTKKSSVADGAFENDVEALYEIRRLVDFLPLSNRTPAPVRPFFDDVARIEDSLDTLIPDNPNQPYDMKELILKIADEADFYEIQKDYAANIITGFIRMEGQTVGVVANQPMVLAGCLDIDSSRKAARFVRFCDAFNIPILTLVDVPGFLPGTGQEYGGVIKHGAKLLFAYGEATVPKVTVITRKAYGGAYDVMSSKHLRGDFNYAWPTAEIAVMGAKGATEILYRAELADKEKIAARTKEYEDRFANPFVAAERGFIDEVIMPHSTRRRVARAFASLRNKTLSNPWKKHDNIPL
- a CDS encoding multidrug effflux MFS transporter, with protein sequence MSAHPPTRFLNRQSPPHIMTLVMLTGLAALSMNIFLPSLPGMAAWFEAPYQLMQLSVSLYLGLSAVLQVLVGPISDRFGRRSVILWSLVLFLFATVGTLLAPNATLFLVFRMAQAVIAAGMVLSRAVVRDMVPDEQAASMIGYVTMGMSLVPMIGPVIGGFLDEMFGWQANFALLLVLGVAVTVLVWADLGETSTARPISFAAQLRQYPQLLGSRRFWGYVLCAAFASGCFFAYLGGAPFVGTEVFGLSSSQVGVYFSAPAIGYAIGNFLSGRFSVRVGMNRMVLWGSLATTAGLAILMGGTLAGLHHPGFFFGMMTAVGLGNGMVLPNANAGMLSIHPQLAGTASGLGGAIMIGGGAALAALAGAVLTKGSGEMPLIVIMLASGVASVAAILWVIRRARALGLSG
- a CDS encoding DUF6497 family protein, whose translation is MTTASDPVAVPSGQPVTLLEVISNQPGPAGLTYRFRFLAPRIGAEGGIDHDMVFEDMVALCESYVLPRVARSMPAPSQVIISFSDRPVPFGSADPEATQFFEAFTIRDGHCIWEAF